From the genome of Actinacidiphila yeochonensis CN732, one region includes:
- the ribH gene encoding 6,7-dimethyl-8-ribityllumazine synthase, with protein sequence MSGKGAPELTVKNCGDLRVAVIAAQWHTEVMDGLVDGAVRALHELGIEEPTLLRVPGSFELPVVAKVLAGRGYDAIVALGVVIRGGTPHFEYVSHGVTLGLTQVAVETGVPVGFGVLTCDTEEQALDRAGLPGSSEDKGHEAVTAAVATAATLRSVAEPWR encoded by the coding sequence GTGAGCGGTAAGGGCGCCCCCGAGCTGACCGTGAAGAACTGCGGCGACCTGCGTGTCGCGGTGATCGCGGCGCAGTGGCACACCGAGGTCATGGACGGCCTCGTCGACGGAGCCGTGCGCGCGCTGCACGAGCTGGGCATCGAGGAGCCGACCCTGCTGCGGGTGCCCGGCAGCTTCGAACTCCCCGTCGTGGCCAAGGTGCTGGCCGGCCGCGGCTACGACGCGATCGTCGCGCTGGGCGTGGTCATCCGCGGTGGCACCCCGCACTTCGAGTACGTCTCCCACGGCGTCACCCTGGGCCTGACCCAGGTCGCGGTGGAGACCGGCGTGCCCGTCGGGTTCGGCGTGCTCACCTGCGACACCGAGGAGCAGGCCCTGGACCGGGCCGGACTGCCGGGCTCCAGCGAGGACAAGGGGCACGAGGCCGTCACCGCGGCCGTCGCCACCGCGGCCACGCTGCGCTCGGTTGCCGAGCCCTGGCGCTGA
- a CDS encoding phosphoribosyl-ATP diphosphatase, with protein MANKTFEELFEELRQKAATGDPGTSRTAELVGKGVHAIGKKVVEEAAEVWMAAEYEGADATAEEISQLLYHVQVMMVARGISLEDVYAHL; from the coding sequence ATGGCCAACAAGACATTCGAAGAGCTCTTCGAGGAGCTCCGGCAGAAGGCCGCCACCGGCGACCCCGGCACGTCCCGCACCGCCGAACTGGTCGGCAAGGGCGTCCATGCCATCGGCAAGAAGGTGGTCGAGGAGGCCGCCGAGGTGTGGATGGCCGCCGAGTACGAAGGCGCCGACGCCACCGCCGAGGAGATCTCCCAGCTGCTCTACCACGTCCAGGTGATGATGGTCGCCCGGGGGATCTCCCTGGAGGACGTCTACGCCCATCTGTGA
- the hisG gene encoding ATP phosphoribosyltransferase has translation MLRIAVPNKGSLSGPATAMLHEAGYRQRKESKELVLVDSANGVEFFYLRPRDIAIYVSSGRLDIGITGRDLLLDSGAQAEEILQLGFARSTFRFAARPGTAQSIADLSGQTVATSYEGVVAKHLADNGVDASVVHLDGAVETAIQLGVAQVIADVVETGTSLRNAGLEPFGEPIMESEAVVIRRTGADPADPQEPKVQQFLRRLQGVLVARRYVMMDYDIRAENVEKAVALTPGLESPTVSPLHHEGWVAVRAMVPAVEAQQIMDALYDLGARAILTTGIHAARL, from the coding sequence ATGCTGCGCATCGCCGTCCCCAACAAGGGCTCGCTCTCCGGACCCGCGACGGCCATGCTCCATGAGGCCGGGTACCGCCAGCGCAAGGAGTCCAAGGAGCTCGTCCTCGTCGACAGCGCCAACGGCGTCGAGTTCTTCTACCTGCGCCCCCGCGACATCGCCATCTACGTCAGCTCCGGCCGCCTCGACATCGGCATCACCGGCCGCGACCTGCTGCTGGACTCCGGGGCCCAGGCCGAGGAGATCCTCCAGCTCGGCTTCGCCCGCTCCACCTTCCGCTTCGCCGCCCGCCCCGGCACCGCCCAGAGCATCGCCGACCTCTCCGGGCAGACCGTGGCCACCTCCTACGAGGGCGTGGTCGCCAAGCACCTGGCGGACAACGGGGTGGACGCCTCCGTGGTGCACCTCGACGGCGCCGTGGAGACCGCGATCCAGCTCGGCGTGGCCCAGGTCATCGCGGACGTGGTGGAGACCGGCACCTCGCTGCGGAACGCGGGCCTGGAGCCGTTCGGCGAGCCGATCATGGAGTCCGAGGCCGTGGTCATCCGCCGGACCGGCGCCGACCCGGCCGACCCGCAGGAGCCGAAGGTGCAGCAGTTCCTGCGCCGCCTCCAGGGCGTCCTGGTCGCCCGCCGCTACGTGATGATGGACTACGACATCCGCGCCGAGAACGTCGAGAAGGCCGTGGCCCTCACCCCCGGCCTGGAGTCGCCGACGGTCTCCCCGCTGCACCACGAGGGCTGGGTGGCCGTGCGGGCCATGGTCCCCGCCGTCGAGGCCCAGCAGATCATGGACGCGCTCTACGACCTCGGCGCCCGCGCCATCCTCACCACCGGCATCCACGCCGCCCGGCTGTGA
- a CDS encoding PH domain-containing protein: MSGALAGLPVVFRPVLTRVVLLTLAAAVLVALCSLAVLVPHDGAQPWGFGQRAGVVVSAVLVAGLLVLLSRPKVVADRDGLTVVNLTRRRRLAWAEVLRVNLGHGDAWVRLDLADGTTLPAMGIQPGIARRQALRDARRLRDLVDVLGTAHVPERPGR; the protein is encoded by the coding sequence GTGTCCGGCGCCCTGGCCGGGCTGCCGGTCGTCTTCCGGCCGGTGCTGACCCGGGTGGTGCTGCTGACGCTGGCCGCCGCGGTGCTGGTGGCGCTCTGCTCCCTGGCGGTGCTGGTGCCGCACGACGGGGCGCAGCCCTGGGGGTTCGGGCAGCGCGCCGGGGTGGTCGTCTCGGCGGTCCTGGTGGCCGGCCTGCTGGTCCTGCTCAGCCGCCCGAAGGTGGTCGCCGACCGGGACGGGCTGACTGTGGTGAACCTCACGCGCCGCCGCCGGCTGGCCTGGGCCGAGGTGCTGCGGGTCAACCTCGGCCACGGCGACGCCTGGGTACGGCTCGACCTCGCCGACGGCACCACGCTGCCGGCCATGGGCATCCAGCCCGGCATCGCCCGCCGCCAGGCGCTGCGCGACGCCCGGCGGTTGCGGGACCTCGTCGACGTCCTCGGCACCGCCCACGTTCCGGAGCGCCCCGGCCGCTGA
- a CDS encoding hemolysin family protein codes for MSTSLLLLAAAFLLILANGFFVAAEFGLVTVERSAAERAAEAGDRRARTVVAALRGLSFQLSGTQLGITITSLVVGMLAEPALGDLLAGPLRAAGLPAGAAPGVAVVVGMMAASGVQMVIGELVPKNWAVSRPLAVARVVAGPQGAFSRAFRPVIDLLNRVSNRLVRALGVEPADELASARTPTELVSLARHSALAGALEPDTADLFVRTMALGELTAENVMTPRVRVSALEDTATAADVLNLTRATGLSRFPVYDERVDDITGMVHLKDALAVPAEERSRTRVGALAKAPLLVPESLPVRQLLGLLRSQQPIAVVVDEYGGTAGLVTLEDIVEELVGEVRDEHDAADRPELARPRRGRRPAWTADGGTRVDTLERIGLAAPEGPYETVAGLVADLLGRIPAPGDTAALPGWRLRVEEVDHHRAARVRIVRTQDPAGEVKER; via the coding sequence ATGAGCACGTCCCTGCTGCTGCTCGCGGCAGCCTTCCTCCTGATCCTCGCCAACGGATTCTTCGTCGCCGCCGAGTTCGGCCTGGTCACCGTGGAACGGTCGGCCGCCGAGCGGGCCGCCGAAGCCGGCGACCGGCGGGCCCGCACCGTGGTCGCCGCGCTGCGCGGACTCTCCTTCCAGCTGTCCGGCACCCAGCTCGGCATCACCATCACCTCCCTGGTGGTCGGCATGCTCGCCGAGCCCGCCCTCGGCGACCTGCTCGCCGGCCCGCTGCGGGCCGCCGGGCTGCCCGCCGGCGCCGCCCCCGGCGTGGCCGTGGTGGTCGGCATGATGGCCGCCTCCGGCGTCCAGATGGTCATCGGCGAGCTCGTTCCCAAGAACTGGGCGGTCTCCCGCCCGCTGGCCGTGGCCCGGGTGGTCGCCGGCCCGCAGGGCGCGTTCTCCCGCGCCTTCCGGCCGGTCATCGACCTGCTCAACCGGGTCTCCAACCGGCTGGTGCGGGCCCTGGGCGTCGAGCCGGCCGACGAGCTGGCCTCCGCCCGCACCCCCACCGAGCTGGTCTCGCTGGCCCGGCACTCCGCGCTGGCCGGCGCCCTGGAGCCGGACACCGCCGACCTGTTCGTACGGACCATGGCGCTGGGCGAGCTCACCGCCGAGAACGTGATGACCCCCCGGGTGCGGGTCAGCGCCCTGGAGGACACCGCCACCGCCGCGGACGTGCTCAACCTCACCCGTGCCACCGGCCTGTCCCGCTTCCCCGTCTACGACGAGCGGGTCGACGACATCACCGGCATGGTCCACCTCAAGGACGCGCTGGCGGTGCCCGCCGAGGAGCGCTCCCGTACCCGCGTCGGCGCCCTCGCGAAGGCCCCGCTGCTGGTGCCCGAGAGCCTGCCGGTGCGGCAGCTGCTCGGCCTGCTGCGCAGCCAGCAGCCGATAGCCGTCGTCGTCGACGAGTACGGCGGCACCGCCGGCCTGGTCACCCTGGAGGACATCGTCGAGGAACTGGTCGGCGAGGTGCGCGACGAGCACGACGCCGCCGACCGGCCCGAGCTGGCCCGGCCCCGCCGAGGGCGGCGCCCCGCGTGGACCGCCGACGGCGGCACCCGTGTCGACACCCTGGAGCGGATCGGCCTGGCCGCGCCCGAGGGCCCGTACGAGACGGTGGCCGGGCTCGTCGCCGACCTGCTCGGGCGCATCCCCGCGCCCGGCGACACCGCCGCGCTGCCCGGCTGGCGGCTGCGGGTCGAGGAGGTCGACCACCACCGTGCGGCCCGGGTGCGGATCGTGCGTACCCAGGACCCGGCGGGGGAGGTGAAGGAGCGATGA
- a CDS encoding AAA family ATPase → MDYGTDRPGSPADLAWLRGVDAYTVGAYVQAEEEFRTAVRLDPGMADAWLGLHALRADTATALLQMYRHRDRFGDQRAAHRRTLNSWYWLGWWVQPVLETSRDLLLAHASHWLDGRHVAELDQALAGCPPVDTDPQVRFLHACRAYLVKDWEHLVRHTEPLLGDPVLGIEAGLFGGMARVRLEMCGQAEPLLAAALMRCRSEQPQRKELRYWLARAYEGTGRTAAALPLYRAVHRVDPAFMDTAARLAAIHEADDGLDEGAGLAAVSLAGGGQAVPEAADGVEPVPGEAAPEFAGEFPADYGAGLSAEFGAGFPAEFGAGPPPGGSAPDLDESLLLAGALEDMGRGRAGAPPGGSQVRLGGSDPVLLAQALAELDRMVGLEPVKRQVRALSAQLRMARLRAGQGLPVQPPKRHFVFSGPSGTGKTTVARILGRVFYALGLLGGDHLVEAQRSDLVGEYLGQTAVKANELIDSALGGVLFVDEAYALSNSGYSKGDAYGDEALQVLLKRAEDNRDRLVVILAGYPEGMDRLLAANPGLGSRFTTRVDFPSYRPAELTRIGEVLAAENGDRWDEEALEELGAISGHVVEEGWIDELGNGRLLRTLYEKSCAYRDLRLSEYPELPGREELSTLRLPDLMQAYGEVLSGRGPGIPQPPESD, encoded by the coding sequence ATGGACTACGGTACGGACCGCCCGGGCTCACCAGCCGATCTGGCCTGGCTGCGCGGGGTGGACGCCTACACCGTGGGCGCTTACGTGCAGGCCGAGGAGGAGTTCAGGACAGCGGTCCGGTTGGACCCCGGTATGGCCGACGCCTGGCTGGGCCTGCACGCGCTGCGGGCCGACACCGCCACGGCGCTGCTCCAGATGTACCGCCACCGCGACCGGTTCGGCGACCAGCGCGCCGCCCACCGCCGCACCCTCAACTCCTGGTACTGGCTCGGCTGGTGGGTGCAGCCGGTGCTGGAGACCAGCCGGGACCTGCTGCTCGCGCACGCCTCGCACTGGCTGGACGGGAGGCACGTCGCCGAGCTGGACCAGGCGCTGGCCGGCTGCCCGCCCGTGGACACCGACCCGCAGGTGCGGTTCCTGCACGCCTGCCGGGCGTACCTGGTCAAGGACTGGGAGCACCTGGTGCGGCACACCGAGCCGCTGCTGGGCGATCCCGTACTCGGCATCGAGGCGGGGCTGTTCGGCGGGATGGCCCGGGTGCGGCTGGAGATGTGCGGGCAGGCCGAGCCGCTGCTGGCCGCCGCCCTGATGCGCTGCCGCAGCGAGCAGCCGCAGCGCAAGGAGCTGCGTTACTGGCTGGCGCGCGCCTACGAGGGCACCGGCCGCACCGCGGCGGCGCTGCCGCTGTACCGGGCGGTGCACCGGGTGGACCCGGCGTTCATGGACACCGCCGCCAGGCTGGCCGCGATCCACGAGGCCGACGACGGGCTGGACGAGGGCGCCGGGCTGGCCGCGGTGTCGCTGGCCGGCGGCGGTCAGGCGGTCCCGGAGGCGGCCGACGGGGTGGAGCCGGTGCCGGGTGAGGCCGCCCCGGAGTTCGCCGGCGAGTTCCCGGCTGACTACGGTGCCGGCCTCTCCGCCGAGTTCGGCGCCGGCTTCCCCGCGGAGTTCGGCGCCGGTCCGCCGCCGGGCGGCTCGGCGCCGGACCTGGACGAGTCGCTGCTGCTGGCCGGCGCCCTGGAGGACATGGGCCGGGGCCGGGCCGGGGCGCCGCCCGGCGGGTCGCAGGTGCGGCTCGGCGGCTCCGATCCGGTGCTGCTGGCGCAGGCACTGGCCGAACTCGACCGGATGGTGGGCCTGGAGCCGGTGAAGCGGCAGGTACGGGCGCTGTCCGCGCAGCTGCGGATGGCCCGGCTGCGGGCCGGGCAGGGCCTTCCGGTGCAGCCGCCGAAACGGCACTTCGTCTTCTCCGGCCCCTCCGGTACGGGCAAGACCACGGTGGCCCGCATCCTGGGCCGGGTCTTCTACGCGCTGGGGCTGCTCGGCGGGGACCACCTGGTGGAGGCGCAGCGCTCCGACCTCGTCGGGGAGTACCTGGGGCAGACCGCGGTCAAGGCCAACGAGCTGATCGACTCGGCGCTGGGCGGGGTGCTCTTCGTCGACGAGGCGTACGCCCTGTCCAACTCCGGCTACAGCAAGGGCGACGCGTACGGGGACGAGGCGCTCCAGGTGCTGCTGAAGCGGGCCGAGGACAACCGGGACCGGCTGGTGGTGATCCTCGCCGGGTACCCGGAGGGGATGGACCGGCTCCTGGCGGCCAACCCGGGGCTCGGTTCGCGCTTCACCACCCGGGTGGACTTCCCCAGCTACCGCCCGGCCGAGCTGACCCGGATCGGCGAGGTGCTGGCCGCGGAGAACGGCGACCGGTGGGACGAGGAGGCGCTGGAGGAGCTGGGCGCGATCAGCGGCCACGTGGTCGAGGAGGGGTGGATCGACGAGCTGGGCAACGGCCGCCTGCTGCGCACCCTGTACGAGAAAAGCTGCGCCTACCGGGACCTGCGGCTGTCGGAGTACCCGGAGCTGCCCGGCCGCGAGGAGCTGTCCACGCTGCGGCTGCCGGACCTGATGCAGGCGTACGGCGAGGTGCTGTCCGGGCGCGGCCCCGGCATCCCGCAGCCGCCCGAGTCCGACTGA
- a CDS encoding uridine kinase family protein yields the protein MATAVLRARPRCGAARVVAVDGHAGAGKSTLAERLAEELGGAPVVHTDDLATHEEPFGWAGRLAGQVLAPLSEGRPVRHDVYDWHARTFATVREVPPAPVVLVEGVGSGQAAVRPYLALTLWLEVPPHEARVRGRRRDGPELEHFWNGWTRAEDEHFAADPTRPFADLLVRQDRPAPGGYTALPGPAARTRGDRR from the coding sequence ATGGCGACGGCCGTGCTGCGGGCCCGCCCGCGCTGCGGGGCGGCCCGGGTGGTGGCGGTGGACGGCCACGCGGGGGCGGGCAAGAGCACGCTCGCCGAGCGGCTGGCCGAGGAGTTGGGCGGGGCACCCGTGGTGCACACCGACGACCTGGCCACCCACGAGGAGCCGTTCGGCTGGGCCGGGCGGCTGGCCGGGCAGGTGCTGGCCCCGCTGTCCGAGGGGCGCCCCGTGCGGCACGACGTCTACGACTGGCACGCGCGTACCTTCGCGACCGTCCGCGAGGTGCCGCCGGCTCCGGTGGTGCTGGTGGAGGGGGTGGGGTCGGGGCAGGCGGCGGTGCGGCCGTACCTCGCGCTGACGCTGTGGCTGGAGGTGCCCCCGCACGAGGCGCGGGTGCGCGGCCGGCGGCGGGACGGTCCGGAGCTGGAGCACTTCTGGAACGGCTGGACGCGCGCGGAGGACGAGCACTTCGCCGCCGACCCGACGCGGCCCTTCGCCGACCTGCTGGTCCGTCAGGACCGGCCCGCGCCGGGCGGTTACACGGCACTGCCCGGTCCGGCGGCCCGCACCCGAGGTGACCGTAGGTAA
- a CDS encoding M24 family metallopeptidase, with amino-acid sequence MSDATEEGGLYPPERVARAQEAARDAGLDALLVTPGADLRYLTGYQALPLERLTCLVVPAEADPFLVVPALEKAAAEASPAGRLGIEITGFAETDDAYELVARRLPPGTTRFAVDNHMWAEKLLAFQDALPRARAGLAGDVLAGLRMRKSAAEVEALRRAGAAIDRVHRRMGEWLRPGRTEREIARDVADAILAAGHATVDFVIVGSGPNGASPHHEVSDRVVRAGDPVVVDIGGTTPDGYCSDSTRTYAVGEPPAEFRELYEVLQGAQAAQTGAVRPGITAQELDAVGRDRIAAAGYGEHFIHRTGHGIGLETHEEPYIVAGSARPLEPGMAFSVEPGIYLPGRFGARIEDIAVCTEAGGERLNLTGRDLVVLPA; translated from the coding sequence ATGAGCGATGCGACGGAGGAGGGCGGCCTCTACCCGCCCGAGCGGGTGGCGCGGGCCCAGGAGGCGGCGCGGGACGCCGGGCTGGACGCCCTGCTGGTGACGCCGGGCGCGGACCTGCGCTACCTGACGGGCTACCAGGCGCTGCCGCTGGAACGGCTGACCTGCCTGGTGGTGCCGGCCGAGGCGGACCCCTTCCTGGTGGTGCCCGCGCTGGAGAAGGCCGCGGCCGAGGCGTCCCCGGCCGGGCGGCTCGGCATCGAGATCACCGGGTTCGCCGAGACCGACGACGCCTACGAGCTGGTGGCCCGCCGGCTGCCGCCGGGGACCACCCGGTTCGCGGTGGACAACCACATGTGGGCCGAGAAGCTGCTCGCCTTCCAGGACGCGCTGCCGCGGGCGCGGGCCGGCCTGGCCGGGGACGTGCTGGCGGGCCTGCGGATGCGCAAGAGCGCCGCCGAGGTGGAGGCGCTGCGCCGGGCCGGCGCCGCCATCGACCGGGTGCACCGCCGGATGGGGGAGTGGCTGCGGCCCGGACGGACCGAGCGCGAGATCGCCAGGGACGTCGCCGACGCGATCCTGGCGGCCGGGCACGCCACGGTGGACTTCGTGATCGTCGGCTCGGGGCCCAACGGGGCCAGCCCGCACCACGAGGTCTCCGACCGGGTGGTGCGGGCCGGCGACCCGGTGGTCGTCGACATCGGCGGCACCACCCCGGACGGCTACTGCTCCGACTCCACCCGTACCTACGCCGTCGGCGAGCCGCCGGCCGAGTTCCGGGAGCTGTACGAGGTGCTCCAGGGGGCCCAGGCCGCGCAGACGGGCGCGGTGCGCCCGGGGATCACCGCGCAGGAGCTGGACGCCGTCGGCCGGGACCGGATCGCCGCGGCCGGCTACGGCGAGCACTTCATCCACCGCACCGGCCACGGGATCGGCCTGGAGACGCACGAGGAGCCGTACATCGTGGCCGGCAGCGCCCGGCCGCTGGAGCCCGGCATGGCGTTCTCCGTCGAGCCGGGCATCTACCTGCCGGGCCGGTTCGGCGCCCGCATCGAGGACATCGCGGTGTGCACCGAAGCGGGCGGTGAACGGCTCAACCTCACCGGCCGCGACCTGGTCGTCCTGCCCGCGTGA
- a CDS encoding peptidase C39 family protein has translation MEYHAWSSYPDWLFGSHRGTLPVPGARPGVAIARAAGTLDYADPHTGTTTAYEYASWTSPAHRLPFPATELVSSWNAHTPTGTWIQVELLGTYTDGTATPAYVMGRWTAGDTDEDIRRTSVDDQGDDTSSIYTDTFSVDDPSAGRLLASYQLRLTLFRKPGSRETPTVWRLGAFASNVPDRFTVPASTPGLKGAVELPVPRYSQDVHSGQYPQYDNGGEAWCSPTSSTMVIEYWGRGPSKADLAWVDPAYVDPQVDQGARYTYDYQYEGCGNWPFNAAYAATYQDLQGVITQLRSLNDIEVLVRAGIPVITSQSFLSTELDGAGYNTSGHLMCIVGFTAEGDVIANDPASPDDDAVRHVYKRAQFETVWLRTKRITASGGTGSGSGGVAYLYFPVAPSPGQRRALAAVGVRA, from the coding sequence GTGGAGTACCACGCCTGGTCGTCGTACCCGGACTGGCTGTTCGGCTCGCACCGGGGCACGCTGCCGGTGCCCGGGGCGCGTCCCGGAGTGGCGATCGCCCGCGCCGCCGGCACGCTGGACTACGCCGACCCGCACACCGGCACGACCACGGCGTACGAGTACGCCTCGTGGACCTCGCCGGCGCACCGGCTGCCGTTCCCGGCCACCGAGCTGGTCTCGTCCTGGAACGCGCACACCCCCACGGGCACCTGGATCCAGGTGGAGCTGCTGGGCACCTACACCGACGGCACCGCCACGCCCGCGTACGTGATGGGCCGTTGGACCGCAGGCGACACCGACGAGGACATCCGCCGCACCTCGGTGGACGACCAGGGCGACGACACCAGCAGCATCTACACCGACACCTTCTCGGTCGACGACCCGAGCGCGGGCCGGCTGCTGGCCTCCTACCAGCTGCGGCTGACGCTGTTCCGCAAGCCGGGCAGCCGCGAGACGCCGACCGTGTGGCGGCTGGGCGCGTTCGCGTCGAACGTCCCCGACCGCTTCACGGTGCCCGCCTCCACCCCGGGGCTGAAGGGCGCGGTCGAGCTGCCCGTGCCGCGCTACTCGCAGGACGTCCACTCGGGCCAGTACCCGCAGTACGACAACGGCGGCGAGGCGTGGTGCAGCCCGACCTCGTCGACGATGGTGATCGAGTACTGGGGGCGCGGCCCGAGCAAGGCCGACCTGGCCTGGGTCGACCCCGCGTACGTCGACCCGCAGGTCGACCAGGGCGCCCGCTACACCTACGACTACCAGTACGAGGGCTGCGGCAACTGGCCGTTCAACGCGGCCTACGCGGCCACGTACCAGGACCTCCAGGGCGTCATCACCCAGCTGCGCTCGCTCAACGACATCGAGGTGCTGGTCAGGGCCGGTATCCCGGTCATAACGTCGCAGTCGTTCCTGTCCACCGAGCTGGACGGCGCCGGGTACAACACCTCCGGCCACCTGATGTGCATTGTCGGCTTCACCGCCGAGGGCGACGTCATCGCCAACGACCCGGCCAGCCCGGACGACGACGCGGTGCGCCACGTCTACAAGCGGGCGCAGTTCGAGACCGTGTGGCTGCGTACGAAGCGGATCACCGCCAGCGGCGGGACCGGTTCCGGTTCCGGCGGCGTGGCCTACCTGTACTTCCCGGTCGCGCCGAGCCCCGGCCAGCGCCGGGCGCTCGCCGCGGTGGGCGTGCGGGCCTGA
- a CDS encoding SAM-dependent methyltransferase gives MTDRPSWAPQGIDLSVPSVSRIYDYFLGGSHNFEVDREAAKVALAALPGIPKVGQANRAVMRRAVNLAVERGITQFLDIGSGIPTFGNVHEVAQARRPGARVVYVDNDPVAVQHSRAVLSDNHDATIAAADLRDPVSILEAPETRALLDLDRPVALMLVAVVHFLSDADKPAEIIATLRDALAPGSMMLITHGTASEAGILPGQRNVQQVYQRTATPLILRSAAQLEPFFEGFEILEPGIVPLPHWRPEGDGDPQYDDPIVLTGLAGAGLKR, from the coding sequence GTGACCGACCGCCCCTCCTGGGCCCCGCAGGGCATCGACCTCAGCGTCCCGAGCGTCTCGCGGATCTACGACTACTTCCTCGGCGGTTCCCACAACTTCGAGGTCGACCGGGAGGCCGCCAAGGTCGCCCTGGCCGCGCTGCCGGGCATCCCCAAGGTCGGGCAGGCCAACCGCGCGGTGATGCGCCGCGCGGTGAACCTCGCGGTGGAGCGCGGCATCACGCAGTTCCTCGACATCGGCTCCGGCATCCCCACCTTCGGCAACGTCCACGAGGTCGCCCAGGCCCGCCGCCCCGGGGCCAGGGTGGTCTACGTCGACAACGACCCCGTCGCCGTGCAGCACAGCCGGGCCGTGCTCAGCGACAACCACGACGCCACCATCGCCGCCGCGGACCTGCGCGACCCCGTCTCCATCCTGGAGGCCCCCGAGACCCGCGCGCTGCTGGACCTGGACCGGCCGGTCGCGCTGATGCTGGTGGCCGTCGTCCACTTCCTCAGCGACGCCGACAAGCCGGCCGAGATCATCGCCACCCTGCGCGACGCCCTGGCCCCCGGCAGCATGATGCTCATCACCCACGGCACCGCGTCCGAGGCCGGCATCCTCCCCGGGCAGCGCAACGTCCAGCAGGTCTACCAGCGCACCGCGACCCCGCTGATCCTGCGCAGCGCCGCCCAACTGGAGCCGTTCTTCGAGGGCTTCGAGATCCTGGAGCCCGGCATCGTGCCGCTCCCGCACTGGCGCCCCGAGGGCGACGGCGACCCGCAGTACGACGACCCGATCGTCCTCACCGGACTGGCCGGCGCGGGGCTGAAGCGGTGA